A window from Balearica regulorum gibbericeps isolate bBalReg1 chromosome 1, bBalReg1.pri, whole genome shotgun sequence encodes these proteins:
- the EIF2S3 gene encoding eukaryotic translation initiation factor 2 subunit 3 has product MAGDEAGVTLGQPHLSRQDLATLDVTKLTPLSPEVISRQATINIGTIGHVAHGKSTVVKAISGVHTVRFKNELERNITIKLGYANAKIYKLDDPSCSRPECYRSCGSSTPDEFPTDIPGTKGNFKLVRHVSFVDCPGHDILMATMLNGAAVMDAALLLIAGNESCPQPQTSEHLAAIEIMKLKHILILQNKIDLVKESQAKEQYEQILAFVQGTVAEGAPIIPISAQLKYNIEVVCEYIVKKIPVPLRDFTSEPRLIVIRSFDVNKPGCEVDDLKGGVAGGSILKGVLKVGQEIEVRPGIVSKDSEGKLMCKPIFSKIVSLFAEHNDLQYAAPGGLIGVGTKIDPTLCRADRMVGQVLGAVGALPEIFTELEISYFLLRRLLGVRTEGDKKAAKVQKLSKNEVLMVNIGSLSTGGRVSAVKADLGKIVLTNPVCTEVGEKIALSRRVEKHWRLIGWGQIRRGVTIKPTVDDD; this is encoded by the exons ATGGCGGGGGATGAGGCGGGAGTGACTCTGGGGCAGCCGCACCTCAGCCGGCAGGACCTCGCCACCTTG GATGTTACCAAGTTGACGCCTCTTTCACCAGAAGTCATCAGCAGACAAGCAACAATTAATATAG gtACAATTGGCCATGTAGCCCATGGAAAGTCGACAGTAGTCAAAGCTATATCTGGAGTTCATACTGtcagatttaaaaatgaactggaaagaaatatCACAATCAAGCTGGGTTATGCTAATGCAAAG ATTTACAAGCTGGATGACCCAAGCTGTTCCCGGCCAGAATGTTACCGATCCTGTGGAAGTAGTACCCCAGATGAGTTCCCTACAGATATTCCTGGCACCAAAGGGAACTTTAAACTCGTCAG GCATGTCTCTTTTGTGGATTGTCCTGGGCATGATATTTTGATGGCTACCATGTTGAACGGTGCAGCAGTAATGGATGCAGCTTTACTGTTGATAG ctggTAATGAGTCATGCCCTCAACCCCAGACCTCAGAACATCTAGCTGCTATAGAAATCATGAAACTGAAACACATTTTGATTCTACAGAATAAGATTGATTTAGTGAAGGAGAGCCAGGCTAAAGAACAGTATGAACAGATTCTTGCATTTGTACAAG gtaCAGTTGCAGAAGGAGCTCCCATAATTCCAATCTCAGCACAGCTGAAATACAACATTGAGGTAGTTTGTGAGTATATAGTGAAGAAAATCCCAGTCCCTTTGCGAGACTTCACATCTGAACCAAGGCTTATTG TAATTAGATCTTTTGATGTCAACAAGCCTGGCTGTGAAGTTGATGACCTTAAGGGGGGTGTAGCTGGTGGCAGTATTCTAAAGGGTGTTTTAAAG GTGGGTCAGGAAATTGAGGTGCGGCCTGGCATTGTGTCCAAGGACAGTGAAGGAAAACTCATGTGCAAGCCGATCTTTTCCAAAATTGTGTCCCTCTTTGCCGAACACAATGATCTGCAATATGCTGCTCCAGGAGGTCTTATAG GTGTTGGAACTAAGATTGATCCAACTTTGTGTCGGGCTGACCGAATGGTGGGCCAAGTTCTTGGTGCAGTTGGAGCACTGCCGGAAATATTTACAGAGCTAGAAATTTCCTATTTCTTGCTGAGACGACTATTAGGTGTGCGCACTGAAGGAGACAAGAAAGCTGCAAAG GTGCAAAAATTATCGAAGAATGAAGTTTTAATGGTAAACATAGGATCCTTATCTACTGGAGGGAGAGTCAGTGCAGTAAAAGCTGATTTGGGGAAGATTGTGCTAACTAACCCAGTCTGCAcagaagtgggagaaaaaaTTGCCCTGAGTCGAAGAGTTGAGAAACACTGGCG tttaATTGGTTGGGGTCAAATCAGAAGAGGAGTGACAATCAAGCCAACTGTTGACGATGactga